CGCACCCCTTCCGGGATGTAGACAAAGGTGCCGTCGGAAAAGACCGCGCTGTTGAGCGTCGCGAAGAAGTTGTCGCGCTGCGGCACGACCTTGCCGAGCCACTTCTTCACCAGGTCGGGATGCTCGCGCAGCGCCTCGCTGATGGAAAGGAAGATGACGCCGGCCTTCTTCAGCTCCTCGCGAAACGTGGTGGCGACGCTGACGCTGTCGAACACCGCATCCACCGCCACGTTGCGCGCGCCCTCCACCCCGGCGAGCACTTCCTGCTCGGCAATGGGGATGCCCAGCTTGTCGTAGATCGCCTTGATCTCGGGATCGAGCTCGTCGAGCGATTCCAGCGTCGGCTTCTTCTTGGGCTCGGCGTAGTAATAGGCGTCCTGGTAATCGATCGCCGGATAGCCGAGCTTGGCCCAGTCGGGTTCTTCCATGGTCTGCCACAGGCGGAACGCCTTGAGGCGCCAGTCGAGCATCCATTGCGGCTCGTTCTTCTTGGCGCTGATGAAGCGGACGGTGTCTTCCGTCAGGCCCTTTTCGGCGTAATCGGTCTCGATGTCGCTCGACCAGCCGTGTTCGTAGTCCGCGGCTTTCGCGGCGGCATCATGCGCGTCCTGGTCGCGGAGAATCACTTGCTCGTTCATGCTATCACTTCCTGTCGCGCCAGCCGGGTCAGCGGAATGCCCGCCAGCGCCCCGCGCAGTGCGCCGTTCACCAGCCCGGCGTGGGGCTTCACGCTGCAATCGTGTTCGATCACGCAATCGCCACCGTCGATACAGGCCATGAGGGCGATCGGGCCTTCCACCGCCTCGACGATGTCGGCCACGCTGATCGCCGCCGCCGGTCGCGCCAGCTGCAAACCGCCGCCCGCGCCGCGCGTCGATCGCAGCAGTCCGGCCGCCACCAGCTTGCTGACCAGCTTGGCCACGGTCGGTGCCGGCAGCCCGGTTTCCCGCGCCAGTTCAGCCGCCGAGGTGCGCCCGCCACCGCAATGGCGGGCGGCCGCGCTCATCGTCACGACGGCATAGTCTGCAAGGTTGCTGAGGCGCATGCAGGCCAAATCGGAGCGATTTGCTCCAGTTTCAACCCGAAACTCCTAGTTGCGAGTCGTTAGCGTTTTGGTTGGAAAACCCGCCTCCGCGGGTTTGTCCTCGCTAGACGCACTCCGCTTCGCTGCGTGCCCGCTGCGGGCGGGCGGTTGCCCTTGCGGCGCGCTGGTCGCGCGCCGGTGCTTTCATCGCTAAGTTGTCAGCCCTGCTTCTGCTCCTGGATCCACTGATCCACCTGCTCTTCGAGGATGTCGAGCGGCACGGGGCCGTTGGTCAGCACCGCCTCGTGGAACTGGCGGATGTCGAAATCCTCGCCCAGCTCGGTCCGCGCGCGTTCGCGCAGTTCCATGATCTTCAGCTTGCCGATCATGTAGGCCGTCGCCTGGCCGGGATAGACGATGTAGCGTTCGATCGCCTTTTCGATGTCACCGGGCGGATTGGGCGTATTGTCGGTCAGCCACCGGATCGCCTGCTCGCGGCTCCAGCGCTGGTCGTGGATGCCGGTATCGACCACCAGCCGCCCGGCGCGCCACAGTTCCATGCCCAGCCGTCCGAAGTCGGAATAGGGATCGGTGTAGAAGCCCATGTCCTTGCCCAGCTCCTCCGAATAGAGACCCCACCCCTCGGTATAGGCGGTGAACCCGCCGAAGCGGCGGAACGGCGGCAGGTCGCCCAGCCCGGTCTGGATCGCGCGCTGGAGGTGATGGCCCGGCAGCCCCTCGTGATAGGCCAGCGCCTCCAGTTCGTTGCGGCTCATGTCGGCAAGGTTGTAGAGGTTGACGTAATAGGTGCCCGGCCGCGACCCGTCGGGCGCGGGGCTGGAATAGAATGCCTTGCCGGCGCTCTGCTCGCGGAACGCCTCGACCGCTTTCACCTGCAGTTCGTATTCCGGCAAGGTCACGAAGAATTCGGGCAGGCGCGCGGTCATGCGGTCGAGCACGCCCGAGACGTCCGCCAGGTATTCCTCGCGGGTGGTGTAGTAGAAGCGCGGATCGGTGCGGGTGTATTCGAAGAATTCCTGCAGCGTGCCGGTGAAGCCCACCTGCGCCATGATGGCGCGCATTTCCTCGTGGATGCGGGCGGTTTCGGCAAGGCCGATGGCGTGGATCTCGTCCGCCGAAAGGTCGGTGGTCGTGTAATAGGATAGCAGCGCGTCGTAGTACTGATCGCCGTTCGGGAAGCGCCAGACGCCGTCGTCAGTCGGGGCCAGGGCCTGCTGGCGCAGCATCTCGGCACGCAGACGCTGGTAGGCGGGCACGGCACTGGTGGCCCAGGCCTGCGCGGCCGCGGCGTTGAGAGCCACGCCTTGCGCCTCTGGCAGGTTCAGGCGGGCGACCTCGGCGGCGAAATCCTCCAGCACGGCGTTGTCGTTGCCGGCGTCCAGCAGGTTGGTGATGTCGCTCAGCACATAGGGGTAGACCCAGCGCGGCGGCATGATGCCGTTCGCGGCGCGGGCGGCGGAGCGGGCGATGTGCTGGTCCATCAGCGCGCCGATGCCCTGGATGCGGCTGACATAGGCGGCCGCGTCGCTCGCGTTCGTCACAGTGTGGGTGTTGATCAGGAAGGCCGGGATGCCGCTCTGCTCGCCGTTCATCTGGTCGAAGACGAAGCCGTATTCGCGATAGGGATCGAGCAGGTCGGCGCGCGCGGCGTTGGCTTCGAACAGGCGGTAGGACAGCGCATCCTGCCCCTGCAGGTCGGCAAGGTCGTAGTCCGCCCGCATGGTGGCGAGATAGCGCTGGCGGAGCAGGCGCTCCTGCTCGTCCGCGGCAACGGTGGCGTCGCTCCAGCGGCCGTAATCCTCGTCACGTACGCCGCGATAGGCCTTACCCTCCGGCGACAGTTCCAGCTGGGCAGCGTCGTAGGCGTCGAACAGCGCGCCGATACCCTCGGCCTGCACAGGGGCCCCCGGGACGGCGGCCATGTCGGCGGCGGCCATGTCGGCAGTGGCTGGAACAGTGGCGCAGCCCGCAAGGGCCAGAGCCAGCGCGGCGGCGGGAGTAAAGCGAACCATTTCAGAGCGACCCTTCGTGTGACGTGGCACCGGCCTAGGGCATGGGGAAGAGGATGAAAAGGGTGCGGGACGCGTGCCAAAAAAGAGGGCGGCGATGCCAGTGGCAGATGCCAATGACAGGCGCCGCCCTTCCTAGTGGAGAACTCTTCGCGCACGCGGCGCTCCGAGCCCTTCGGGTCGCGTTAACTATCTGGCGCGTTTTGCGAGGCGATTATTGTAAGAAAACGACAGGGGCGCCCTGTCCGACGCGACGAAACACGAGTTTCCAGACCCAGATGGCAATTGATCGTTGCGCCCGACCCGCGCTTCCTGCCAAGCGATTCGCCATGCTCTATCGCCTGCTGCGCCCCGCCGTCTTCGCGCTCGAACCCGAACGCGCGCACAGGCTGGCGATTCACGCCCTGCGCCTGGCCCCGGCGGGACAGCATGCGGTGCAGGACGGCCCTCTCGGCACCCGGGTGGCCGGATTGGCCCTTCCCAATCCGCTGGGCGTGGCAGCCGGGTTCGACAAGGATGCAGAGGTGCCCGACGCCCTGCTGGGGCGCGGGTTCGGCCATGTCGAGGTCGGCTCGATCACGCCGCTGCCACAGGCGGGAAATCTCCGCCCGCGCCTGTTCCGGCTGGCCGAGGATCGCGGCGTCATCAATCGAATGGGGTTCAACAATGCCGGCGCCGAACTGGCCCACGCCCGGTTGCGGACGCGGATGGGCAGACCTGGTGTGCTGGGAATAAACATCGGCGCCAACAAGGATTCCGACGATCGCGTGGCCGATTACGCGCTGATGGCCGAGGTCATGG
This is a stretch of genomic DNA from Aurantiacibacter arachoides. It encodes these proteins:
- a CDS encoding RrF2 family transcriptional regulator; amino-acid sequence: MRLSNLADYAVVTMSAAARHCGGGRTSAAELARETGLPAPTVAKLVSKLVAAGLLRSTRGAGGGLQLARPAAAISVADIVEAVEGPIALMACIDGGDCVIEHDCSVKPHAGLVNGALRGALAGIPLTRLARQEVIA
- a CDS encoding DUF885 domain-containing protein, which codes for MVRFTPAAALALALAGCATVPATADMAAADMAAVPGAPVQAEGIGALFDAYDAAQLELSPEGKAYRGVRDEDYGRWSDATVAADEQERLLRQRYLATMRADYDLADLQGQDALSYRLFEANAARADLLDPYREYGFVFDQMNGEQSGIPAFLINTHTVTNASDAAAYVSRIQGIGALMDQHIARSAARAANGIMPPRWVYPYVLSDITNLLDAGNDNAVLEDFAAEVARLNLPEAQGVALNAAAAQAWATSAVPAYQRLRAEMLRQQALAPTDDGVWRFPNGDQYYDALLSYYTTTDLSADEIHAIGLAETARIHEEMRAIMAQVGFTGTLQEFFEYTRTDPRFYYTTREEYLADVSGVLDRMTARLPEFFVTLPEYELQVKAVEAFREQSAGKAFYSSPAPDGSRPGTYYVNLYNLADMSRNELEALAYHEGLPGHHLQRAIQTGLGDLPPFRRFGGFTAYTEGWGLYSEELGKDMGFYTDPYSDFGRLGMELWRAGRLVVDTGIHDQRWSREQAIRWLTDNTPNPPGDIEKAIERYIVYPGQATAYMIGKLKIMELRERARTELGEDFDIRQFHEAVLTNGPVPLDILEEQVDQWIQEQKQG